From the Thermococcus sp. 18S1 genome, one window contains:
- a CDS encoding DUF2334 domain-containing protein, translating into MKAEVSAIVIIVLVFAASSSISAPAYIPRFGDFAILIHDVSPGYFEQLREITALIDAYSLQNATYLFVIPNHGGEMPLEDFPTFVAFLRELEAEGYHVELHGYTHTGDEFDCGANLAAEKLELGLEALAPLNASPAYFIAPRYSLSEDALAVLLSHNITVIGEDFVYFPNGTAEPVYNREYTWYLPSPFLDYQLASARASYAHTGGTFLLSIHPRAVNNDAGMEFLREFLGFLKTHEKRNP; encoded by the coding sequence ATGAAAGCGGAAGTCTCGGCCATTGTCATCATCGTCCTCGTCTTTGCGGCGTCGTCATCCATATCCGCGCCCGCATACATCCCCCGGTTTGGGGACTTCGCCATTCTCATACACGATGTCAGCCCAGGATACTTTGAGCAGCTGAGGGAGATAACAGCCCTTATAGATGCCTACTCCCTCCAGAACGCGACTTATCTCTTCGTGATTCCGAACCACGGCGGGGAGATGCCGCTTGAGGACTTTCCCACCTTCGTGGCTTTCCTTCGAGAGCTGGAGGCTGAGGGCTACCACGTGGAGCTTCACGGCTACACCCATACCGGGGACGAGTTTGACTGCGGCGCGAACTTGGCCGCGGAGAAGCTCGAGCTCGGCCTCGAGGCACTCGCCCCGCTCAACGCATCGCCCGCGTACTTCATAGCCCCCAGGTATTCCCTCTCGGAGGATGCACTGGCGGTTCTCCTGTCACACAACATAACCGTCATCGGGGAAGATTTCGTGTACTTCCCAAACGGAACAGCCGAACCGGTATACAACCGGGAGTACACGTGGTACCTTCCCAGCCCCTTCCTCGACTACCAGCTGGCGAGCGCCAGGGCCTCGTACGCCCACACCGGGGGAACTTTCCTCCTGTCCATCCACCCCAGGGCGGTGAACAACGATGCCGGGATGGAGTTCCTCAGGGAGTTCCTGGGCTTTCTGAAGACCCATGAAAAACGGAATCCATGA
- a CDS encoding DUF3800 domain-containing protein — translation MSLKSLAARRLTKGEAEYYSNWGKTLKALRKNYNLGYVVEAGILVIDESGDLGIQDDSSKYFVIGGIYVSSSDENEVKRIAHTYIGNNTKGSQLTCKELDSHLELLYKELKLSLFTEPVIVWSCIKKRVIKSFIEKHPEEFYVIMSSFIIDKLIAEGITISKVIFDYAKDRTEFTENALSLYYAKQGLKSIKFEDNRLTKVKNPDPDELFKYAHVKVADLIANAYFKYKEKECYRVYNLTKYFWDSFEIYDPNTGRNNIVWKQYHKFRNKRIF, via the coding sequence ATGTCCTTAAAAAGCCTTGCCGCTCGACGTTTGACGAAAGGGGAAGCTGAGTATTATTCAAATTGGGGCAAAACACTTAAAGCTCTTCGAAAAAACTACAACTTGGGATACGTAGTGGAAGCCGGTATTTTAGTAATAGATGAAAGTGGTGATTTGGGAATACAAGATGACTCCTCTAAGTATTTTGTCATCGGTGGGATTTACGTATCAAGTTCCGATGAAAACGAAGTAAAAAGAATAGCACATACCTATATTGGTAACAACACAAAAGGATCTCAATTGACCTGTAAAGAACTTGATTCTCACTTGGAGTTATTGTATAAAGAGCTAAAATTGTCATTATTCACAGAGCCGGTTATAGTTTGGTCATGTATTAAGAAAAGGGTCATTAAATCATTTATTGAGAAACATCCGGAAGAATTTTATGTTATTATGTCTAGTTTTATAATAGACAAATTAATTGCAGAAGGTATCACTATCTCAAAAGTCATTTTTGATTATGCTAAGGACCGTACTGAATTCACAGAAAATGCATTAAGTCTTTATTATGCTAAGCAAGGTTTAAAAAGCATTAAATTCGAAGATAACCGACTTACTAAAGTTAAAAATCCCGATCCCGATGAACTATTTAAGTATGCACATGTGAAAGTAGCAGACTTGATAGCAAATGCATATTTTAAATACAAAGAAAAAGAATGCTACAGAGTTTATAATCTGACAAAGTATTTTTGGGATTCTTTTGAGATATATGATCCAAATACAGGTAGAAACAACATTGTTTGGAAACAATATCATAAATTTAGAAATAAGAGAATATTTTGA
- a CDS encoding phospho-sugar mutase, whose translation MEVYYSPRFNPEELALLGRAIGTISHGTIIVGRDGRAISRYGKRAMVVGIVSTGSTIMDVRLIPLIALKDFAMRKGLPLAYVYYYGGVRVYVSGIDGDEIGAILESRSFIEAHPNDIGATVYYPNALDDFLHEVFKHYNFHIDGKALVDAMNTPAVLFFPRMSDHFGFEIELINDMMTSYLPPKPKEVFLHKLGKGDYDFGLRFRPEGVVEFYKDGEELEFGSIWKLLDHMKKNL comes from the coding sequence GTGGAGGTGTACTATTCCCCCAGGTTCAACCCTGAGGAGCTCGCCCTTCTCGGAAGGGCAATAGGAACGATATCCCACGGTACGATAATAGTCGGAAGGGACGGAAGGGCCATCTCAAGGTACGGGAAGCGCGCCATGGTGGTCGGAATCGTCAGTACAGGCTCAACCATCATGGACGTCAGACTCATTCCCCTCATAGCCCTCAAAGACTTCGCAATGAGGAAGGGCCTGCCCCTGGCCTACGTGTACTACTACGGCGGCGTCCGCGTTTACGTCAGCGGCATCGATGGCGACGAGATAGGGGCCATACTGGAGAGCAGGAGCTTCATAGAGGCCCACCCCAACGACATCGGGGCTACGGTGTATTACCCCAACGCCCTCGACGACTTCCTCCACGAGGTCTTCAAGCACTACAACTTCCACATCGACGGAAAGGCCCTCGTCGATGCCATGAACACCCCAGCGGTGCTCTTCTTCCCGCGCATGAGCGACCACTTCGGCTTTGAGATTGAGCTGATCAACGATATGATGACCAGTTACCTCCCCCCGAAGCCCAAGGAGGTCTTCCTCCACAAGCTCGGGAAGGGTGACTACGACTTTGGACTGCGCTTCAGGCCCGAGGGGGTCGTCGAGTTCTACAAGGACGGGGAGGAGCTGGAGTTCGGCAGCATCTGGAAGCTGCTCGACCACATGAAAAAGAACCTTTGA
- the malP gene encoding maltodextrin phosphorylase gives MAELDTCTCDTIREKLPHPLKGLAELAYNYWWSWNRRATKLWERIDPELWREHKNPVKLLLDTPEERFKELLRDDDFMNLYELVMDQFEAYMNPESTWFSTNYPKWDKPIVYLCMEYGISRSLPIYSGGLGILAGDHVKTASDLGLPFIAVGLLYKHGYFRQEIEGDGRQREIFPEYRPEEMPITPVLGSDGKPLLVEVPIGDGIVHARAFEVRVGRVRIYLLDTDVPENSADDRKICDYLYNAEMDKRIKQEILLGIGGMRLLKRLGIEPGVVHLNEGHPAFANLQRMAWYMEGGLTFTEALSIVRGTTVFTTHTPVPAGHDRFPIEEVRKRLAKFLEGREELLELGREGDQLNMTLLAIRTSSYVNGVSQLHAEVSKRMWKDLWPDVPIDEIPIEGITNGIHTMTWVHNEMRKLFDRYIGKVWREHTNLEGIWYAVEMIPDEELWEAHLEAKRQFLALLRRKVMQRNQRLGTDDPLPNIDENALIIGFARRFATYKRATLLFTDLERLKRILNDPERPVYLVFGGKAHPMDEAGKEFLKRVYEVSQMPEFRGKIFVMENYDMGSARLMVAGVDVWLNNPRRPLEASGTSGMKAGLNGVLNASIYDGWWVEGYNGKNGWVIGEESTEPETEADDPKDAQALYELLEREIIPTYYDNRERWIYMMKESIKGIAPRFSTHRMVKEYMDRFYSRAMSNHIWLTRDGYRGAKDIAAWKDRVTASWDEVRLCDPKVREDGTGLEVEVVLDGLKPEDVRVELYYGVKAEGYNVERAHIIELRHPKKLEGGRWLYTYEGNALRHLGDPCWHYALRVYPHHEKLPHRFLLGLVKWKSLDT, from the coding sequence ATGGCAGAGTTAGATACGTGCACGTGTGATACAATCAGGGAGAAGCTTCCCCATCCGCTTAAGGGCCTGGCTGAGCTGGCCTACAACTACTGGTGGAGCTGGAACAGACGCGCCACCAAGCTCTGGGAACGGATAGACCCGGAACTCTGGCGCGAACACAAGAACCCCGTTAAGCTCCTGCTGGACACACCTGAAGAGCGCTTCAAGGAGCTCCTCCGCGACGATGATTTCATGAACCTCTACGAACTGGTGATGGACCAGTTCGAGGCTTATATGAACCCCGAGAGCACCTGGTTCTCGACCAACTATCCCAAGTGGGACAAGCCGATAGTCTACCTGTGCATGGAGTACGGCATAAGCAGGAGCCTGCCAATCTACTCCGGCGGCCTGGGAATCCTCGCCGGCGACCACGTGAAGACCGCGAGCGACCTCGGGCTTCCGTTCATAGCGGTCGGCCTTCTCTACAAGCACGGCTACTTCAGGCAGGAGATAGAGGGGGACGGCCGGCAGAGGGAGATATTCCCCGAGTATCGGCCGGAGGAGATGCCGATTACCCCTGTTCTCGGCAGCGATGGAAAACCGCTCCTGGTCGAGGTTCCAATTGGGGACGGCATCGTCCACGCCAGGGCCTTTGAGGTGAGGGTTGGAAGGGTCAGGATATACCTCCTCGACACCGACGTGCCAGAGAACAGCGCCGATGACAGGAAGATATGCGACTACCTGTACAACGCCGAGATGGACAAGCGCATAAAGCAGGAGATACTCCTTGGAATCGGCGGCATGAGGCTCCTGAAGAGGCTCGGAATAGAGCCCGGCGTGGTTCACCTCAACGAGGGACACCCCGCCTTCGCGAACCTCCAGAGGATGGCCTGGTACATGGAGGGGGGCCTCACCTTCACCGAGGCGCTCAGCATAGTTCGGGGCACGACGGTTTTCACCACCCACACCCCGGTCCCGGCAGGCCACGACAGGTTCCCGATAGAGGAAGTCAGGAAGAGGCTGGCAAAGTTCCTCGAGGGCAGGGAGGAGCTTCTGGAGCTCGGCAGGGAGGGTGACCAGCTGAACATGACCCTCCTGGCTATAAGAACTTCGAGCTACGTCAACGGTGTGAGCCAGCTCCACGCGGAGGTCAGCAAGCGCATGTGGAAGGACCTCTGGCCGGACGTTCCCATAGACGAGATACCCATCGAGGGTATCACGAACGGAATCCATACCATGACGTGGGTTCACAACGAGATGAGAAAGCTCTTCGACCGCTACATTGGAAAGGTCTGGCGCGAACACACGAACCTTGAGGGCATCTGGTACGCTGTTGAGATGATTCCTGACGAGGAGCTCTGGGAGGCGCATCTCGAAGCCAAGAGGCAGTTCCTTGCCCTTCTCAGGAGGAAGGTCATGCAGAGGAACCAGCGCCTCGGTACGGACGACCCCCTCCCGAACATCGACGAGAACGCCCTCATAATCGGCTTCGCCAGGCGCTTCGCAACCTACAAGCGCGCAACCCTTCTGTTCACTGACCTCGAGCGGTTGAAGAGAATCCTCAACGACCCCGAACGTCCGGTGTATCTGGTCTTCGGCGGAAAGGCCCACCCGATGGACGAGGCCGGCAAGGAGTTCCTTAAGCGCGTTTACGAGGTCAGCCAGATGCCCGAGTTCAGGGGCAAGATATTCGTGATGGAGAACTACGACATGGGCAGCGCCAGGCTCATGGTCGCTGGTGTTGACGTCTGGCTCAACAACCCGCGCAGGCCGCTGGAGGCGAGCGGAACGAGCGGAATGAAGGCCGGATTGAACGGCGTCCTCAATGCGAGCATCTACGACGGCTGGTGGGTCGAGGGCTACAACGGAAAGAACGGATGGGTGATCGGCGAGGAGAGCACGGAGCCGGAGACCGAGGCCGACGACCCCAAGGATGCGCAGGCTCTCTACGAACTCCTTGAGAGGGAGATAATCCCGACCTACTACGACAACCGCGAGCGCTGGATTTACATGATGAAGGAGAGCATCAAGGGCATCGCCCCGCGCTTCAGCACCCACCGCATGGTCAAGGAGTACATGGACAGGTTCTACTCGAGGGCCATGAGCAACCACATATGGCTCACCCGCGACGGATACCGCGGTGCGAAGGACATTGCCGCATGGAAGGACCGCGTCACCGCCTCGTGGGACGAAGTGAGGCTCTGCGATCCGAAGGTTCGCGAGGATGGAACCGGTCTGGAGGTGGAGGTCGTCCTGGACGGACTGAAGCCGGAAGACGTCCGCGTGGAGCTCTACTATGGGGTTAAGGCGGAGGGCTACAACGTCGAGAGGGCCCACATAATAGAGCTCAGACATCCAAAGAAGCTCGAAGGCGGTAGATGGCTCTACACCTACGAGGGCAACGCTCTCAGACATCTGGGCGATCCATGCTGGCACTACGCACTCCGCGTTTATCCGCACCACGAGAAGCTGCCCCACAGGTTCCTCCTCGGTCTGGTGAAGTGGAAGAGCCTCGACACTTGA
- a CDS encoding phosphoenolpyruvate carboxykinase (GTP): protein MNALERLEKLLDREQFEKIKALDNPALHEFLAEWIEWLEPDKVFVCTDSPEDEAYVKWKALYYGEERMLETPNHTVHYDNYYDQARDKANTKLLVPGGKEIPFLNTKDRDEGLKEIRELMKGVMKGKELFVCFFALGPRNSVFTIPAVQLTDSAYVAHSEFILYRKGYEEFKRLGRNARFFRFVHSAGELDERKTSKNLDKRRIYIDLVGETVYSVNTQYGGNTIGLKKLAFRLTIQRAVREGWLSEHMFLMRVNGPNGRKTYFTGAYPSMCGKTSTAMISWENIVGDDLSFIVPVNGVARGANVEKGVFGIIQGVNPEDDPIIWEILHSPVEIIFSNVLVKDGKPYWNEMGVEIPEEGENHSGKWWRGKKDMEGNEIPPSHKNARFTVSLEHFPNVDMEALENPCGVEVGGMIFGGRDKDTWPPVREAFDWRHGVITMGASLESETTAATLGKEGVRAFNPMAILDFMSVPLGEYLRNYLDFEKKLRKAPKIFAVNYFLRDENGNWLNHKLDKGVWLKWMELRVHGDVDAIETPIGYIPKYEDLARLFREVLDKDYSREDYEKQFTIRVPELLAKIERIETIYREQVKEVPEELFQVLEEERKRLLEAREKYGDYISPFALP from the coding sequence ATGAACGCCCTTGAGAGGCTTGAAAAGCTCCTCGATAGAGAGCAGTTTGAAAAAATTAAGGCCCTGGACAACCCAGCACTCCACGAGTTTCTGGCGGAGTGGATTGAGTGGCTTGAGCCCGATAAGGTCTTCGTCTGCACGGACAGCCCCGAGGACGAGGCCTACGTCAAATGGAAGGCCCTCTACTACGGCGAGGAAAGGATGCTCGAGACCCCTAATCACACGGTTCACTACGATAATTACTACGACCAGGCCCGCGACAAGGCCAACACGAAGCTCCTCGTTCCCGGCGGAAAGGAGATTCCTTTCCTGAACACCAAGGACAGGGATGAGGGGCTGAAGGAGATACGCGAGCTCATGAAGGGCGTTATGAAAGGCAAGGAGCTCTTTGTGTGCTTCTTTGCTCTCGGGCCCAGGAACTCGGTCTTCACGATTCCCGCCGTCCAGCTCACGGATTCAGCCTACGTTGCCCACTCGGAGTTCATCCTCTACAGGAAGGGCTACGAGGAGTTCAAGCGCCTGGGTAGAAACGCCCGCTTCTTCCGCTTCGTTCACTCAGCAGGCGAGCTCGACGAGAGAAAGACCAGCAAGAACCTCGATAAGAGGCGCATCTACATAGACCTCGTTGGAGAGACGGTTTACTCCGTCAACACCCAGTACGGAGGAAACACGATAGGTCTGAAAAAGCTCGCCTTCAGGCTCACCATCCAGCGCGCCGTCAGGGAGGGCTGGCTCAGCGAGCACATGTTCCTGATGCGCGTCAACGGTCCGAACGGAAGGAAGACCTACTTCACCGGCGCCTACCCGAGCATGTGCGGAAAGACCTCCACCGCCATGATAAGCTGGGAGAACATCGTGGGTGATGACCTCAGCTTCATAGTGCCCGTCAACGGCGTCGCCAGGGGGGCCAACGTCGAGAAGGGTGTCTTCGGCATCATTCAGGGCGTCAACCCGGAGGACGACCCGATAATCTGGGAGATACTGCATTCGCCGGTCGAGATAATCTTCTCCAACGTTCTGGTCAAGGACGGAAAGCCCTACTGGAACGAGATGGGCGTCGAGATTCCGGAGGAAGGCGAGAACCACAGCGGAAAGTGGTGGCGCGGGAAGAAGGACATGGAAGGAAACGAGATACCCCCGAGCCACAAGAACGCCCGCTTCACCGTTTCGCTCGAGCACTTCCCGAACGTTGACATGGAGGCCCTGGAGAACCCGTGCGGCGTTGAGGTCGGCGGAATGATATTCGGCGGCCGCGACAAGGACACCTGGCCGCCGGTCAGGGAGGCCTTCGACTGGAGGCACGGCGTTATAACGATGGGCGCTTCGCTTGAGAGCGAGACCACCGCGGCAACGCTCGGCAAGGAGGGGGTTAGGGCCTTCAACCCGATGGCCATACTCGACTTCATGAGCGTCCCGCTTGGGGAGTACCTCAGGAACTACCTCGATTTCGAGAAGAAGCTCAGAAAGGCCCCGAAGATATTTGCGGTGAACTACTTCCTCCGCGATGAGAACGGCAACTGGCTCAACCACAAGCTCGACAAGGGCGTCTGGCTCAAGTGGATGGAGCTGAGGGTTCACGGCGACGTCGATGCCATTGAGACGCCGATAGGTTACATTCCGAAGTACGAGGACTTGGCGAGGCTGTTCAGGGAGGTTCTCGACAAGGACTACAGCAGGGAGGACTACGAGAAGCAGTTCACCATCCGCGTTCCGGAGCTTCTCGCCAAGATAGAGCGCATCGAGACCATCTACCGCGAGCAGGTGAAGGAAGTCCCGGAGGAGCTCTTCCAGGTTCTTGAGGAGGAAAGGAAGCGCCTTCTTGAGGCCAGAGAGAAGTACGGGGACTACATCAGTCCCTTTGCACTTCCATAA
- a CDS encoding alpha/beta hydrolase: MIVWLVLFLLLLFLAFSAFVGYKMVKPPRLVGDWTPRDLGYDYEDVTIETEDGIKLSGWWIPNGSDKTVVPLHGYTASRWNDLYIKPTIEFLLREGYNVLAFDFRAHGKSEGKYTTVGDREIADVRAAVRWLREKHPEGSSRIGLIGFSMGAMLTIRSLAEIPEVCCGVADSPPMYLDKTGSRGLKYFAKLPEWLHIFVKPFTRLFSGGEEVHPIEYADDVRKPLLLIAGEKDPLVTVEEIREFYERNRKINPGVELWVTDAPHVRTLKFHSEEWKARVGEFLRKVMG, translated from the coding sequence ATGATTGTCTGGCTCGTTCTCTTTCTTCTTTTGCTCTTCCTGGCCTTTTCGGCCTTCGTGGGTTACAAAATGGTGAAGCCGCCGCGCCTGGTGGGGGACTGGACGCCCAGGGACCTCGGCTACGACTACGAGGATGTCACCATTGAAACGGAGGACGGGATCAAGCTGAGCGGCTGGTGGATTCCGAACGGGAGCGACAAAACTGTCGTTCCGCTCCACGGCTACACGGCGAGCAGGTGGAACGACCTCTACATAAAGCCCACGATCGAGTTCCTTCTCAGGGAGGGCTACAACGTCCTTGCCTTTGACTTCAGAGCCCACGGAAAGAGCGAAGGGAAGTACACGACGGTCGGCGATAGGGAGATAGCCGACGTGAGGGCGGCCGTAAGGTGGCTGAGGGAGAAGCACCCTGAGGGCAGCAGTAGAATCGGATTGATAGGCTTCTCGATGGGTGCCATGCTGACCATACGCTCGCTCGCCGAGATTCCTGAGGTCTGCTGCGGCGTCGCCGATTCCCCGCCGATGTATCTCGACAAGACGGGTTCCAGGGGGCTGAAATATTTCGCCAAACTGCCGGAGTGGCTGCACATCTTCGTCAAGCCCTTCACGAGGCTCTTCAGCGGTGGGGAGGAGGTTCATCCCATAGAGTACGCCGATGACGTCAGAAAGCCGCTCCTCCTGATAGCCGGTGAAAAAGACCCCCTGGTCACGGTCGAGGAAATCAGGGAGTTCTACGAGAGGAACAGGAAGATCAACCCGGGCGTTGAGCTCTGGGTTACCGACGCTCCCCACGTGAGGACGCTCAAGTTCCATTCCGAGGAATGGAAAGCCAGGGTTGGGGAGTTCCTGAGAAAGGTCATGGGTTAG
- a CDS encoding sodium-dependent transporter gives MDEVKKWTLYLIFLVAGFATGIGSIGLFPQFWLQYGITGMAVYVVFLAVLTYIAILEAETVMKSGYYFVELYNKVSRRPAMVLSIFVVVAMFLSYYTANTMLTVLSPVLGTGTVARLIAKILMFAIVFLILTRAKEKTFAIMAFGSIIFVVAVAVTAVAFKVQIPENAAFLGMAKHMMVARHGISLAMIKAAAERAIYGVGLGMAFYLMLGSFINERFNAKVIIGTGILIQLLIGVLSTITVVYAIAPTTPDRLLQYVYGGEEGAIQMMGDLSTILADYPTLLVLIGLSAFFAGVTSLLPTAEVGLQIIESMMGIGRNRAATYLIGISLLIGIFDSPPSIADMVLKAVVVATFFTAIYELYPVVSSGKKLSMPAMVVVAVGALVFVVGGLYAFFGVFRTGGLYVVSGVLAAIVVLFGLFGDRLVAQKTAA, from the coding sequence ATGGATGAGGTGAAGAAGTGGACCCTATACCTTATATTCCTGGTTGCCGGGTTTGCCACGGGCATCGGCAGCATAGGTCTGTTCCCCCAGTTCTGGCTCCAGTACGGCATCACCGGAATGGCGGTGTACGTTGTCTTCCTGGCGGTGCTGACGTACATCGCCATACTTGAAGCAGAGACTGTCATGAAGTCGGGCTACTACTTCGTCGAGCTTTACAACAAGGTTTCCAGGCGGCCGGCTATGGTGCTGTCCATCTTCGTCGTAGTGGCAATGTTTCTCTCGTACTACACGGCCAACACCATGCTGACGGTGCTCTCGCCCGTCCTCGGCACGGGAACCGTTGCCAGGCTGATAGCAAAGATACTGATGTTCGCCATAGTCTTTCTGATACTCACCAGGGCCAAGGAGAAGACGTTCGCCATCATGGCCTTTGGTTCGATAATCTTCGTCGTCGCGGTGGCCGTCACTGCAGTTGCCTTCAAGGTTCAGATACCCGAGAACGCCGCGTTCCTGGGAATGGCCAAGCACATGATGGTTGCCAGGCACGGAATAAGCCTCGCCATGATAAAGGCTGCCGCGGAGAGGGCCATCTACGGTGTCGGCCTGGGAATGGCCTTCTACCTGATGCTCGGCAGCTTCATAAACGAGCGCTTTAACGCCAAGGTCATCATAGGAACGGGTATACTCATCCAGCTTCTCATAGGCGTTCTCTCCACCATAACCGTGGTTTATGCCATTGCCCCAACCACCCCGGACAGGCTCCTCCAGTACGTCTACGGCGGTGAAGAGGGCGCCATCCAGATGATGGGTGACCTTTCCACCATACTCGCGGACTATCCAACGCTGCTGGTGCTGATCGGCCTTTCGGCGTTCTTCGCCGGTGTGACCAGCCTGCTCCCAACCGCGGAGGTTGGTCTCCAGATCATCGAGTCGATGATGGGTATCGGAAGAAACAGGGCCGCGACGTACCTCATAGGAATCTCCCTCCTGATAGGCATCTTTGACTCCCCGCCCTCGATAGCCGATATGGTCCTCAAGGCGGTTGTCGTTGCCACGTTCTTCACGGCAATATACGAGCTCTACCCGGTGGTTTCGTCCGGAAAGAAGCTCTCTATGCCCGCTATGGTGGTGGTTGCAGTAGGCGCCCTCGTGTTCGTGGTGGGAGGTCTCTACGCCTTCTTCGGAGTGTTCAGAACCGGCGGGCTCTACGTGGTCTCGGGAGTCCTGGCGGCCATCGTGGTGCTCTTTGGTCTCTTTGGCGACAGGCTGGTCGCCCAGAAAACGGCCGCATGA
- the tmk gene encoding dTMP kinase yields MFIVIEGIDGAGKSTQTKLLAEWFEEKGHEVVLTKEPTDTAFGKLIRKLVLTGGKEGIIDGARISHEAEALLFAADRAEHVSKLIKPSIEAGKIVISDRYFYSSLAYQWARGLDLEWLIDLNRFAVRPDLVILLDLPVKESMKRINGRSIKTEFDKIVELQKKVRENYLKLAERFPEIRIVNALASVEDIHNDIVALVEHELFKK; encoded by the coding sequence ATGTTCATTGTTATCGAAGGCATCGATGGCGCAGGAAAGTCAACTCAGACAAAACTTCTGGCGGAGTGGTTTGAGGAGAAGGGCCACGAGGTCGTTCTCACAAAGGAGCCGACCGACACTGCTTTCGGGAAGCTCATCAGGAAGCTCGTGCTCACCGGCGGAAAGGAGGGCATCATAGACGGGGCGAGGATAAGCCACGAAGCGGAAGCGCTCCTGTTTGCCGCCGACAGGGCAGAGCACGTCAGCAAGCTGATAAAACCCTCAATAGAAGCAGGTAAAATCGTCATATCCGACCGCTACTTCTACTCGTCCCTCGCATATCAGTGGGCGAGAGGGCTCGACCTTGAGTGGCTCATTGACCTCAACAGATTCGCCGTGAGGCCCGACCTCGTGATACTTCTCGATCTGCCCGTTAAGGAGAGCATGAAGCGCATAAACGGGCGGAGCATAAAGACCGAGTTCGACAAGATAGTCGAGCTCCAGAAGAAGGTGCGCGAGAACTACCTCAAACTGGCGGAGCGCTTCCCCGAGATAAGGATAGTCAACGCCCTGGCGAGCGTTGAGGACATCCACAACGACATAGTCGCACTCGTGGAGCACGAGCTCTTCAAGAAGTGA
- a CDS encoding sugar phosphate nucleotidyltransferase: protein MKAVILAGGRGTRLLPLTVYRPKPMIPFFNRPLMEYAVQNLVKAGVDEIYVLVGYLKERITDHFGDGSSWDVRMRYSNGDNIKLGTAGATKKVVNNMDETFFVVSSDVLTNLDLKALYEYHRRKKALATIALSRVEDPTQYGIAVINDDGRILRFKEKPKPEEAFSNLVNAGIYVFEPEAFDLVPKGKNFDFSKDLFPRMLENDLALYGFPFNEYWNDVGRPSSYLQATEDVFHGRLLLPGLRTEGLKGNLEYGGALVTGRRCVLRRPGIRGFAVIGDDVEIGRNVKIERSVIFSGAVIEEGAEIREAIIGENVRIGKGVVIQPGSVIGDNTLIEDFSKIGSNVKIWVESRIGKESIILPD from the coding sequence ATGAAAGCCGTGATTCTGGCCGGAGGCAGAGGCACGAGGTTGCTTCCCCTAACGGTATACCGACCAAAGCCGATGATACCTTTCTTCAACCGGCCGCTTATGGAGTACGCCGTTCAAAACCTGGTGAAGGCGGGCGTGGATGAAATATACGTCCTGGTCGGATACCTCAAAGAGCGCATAACCGACCACTTCGGGGACGGAAGCAGCTGGGACGTCAGGATGAGGTATTCCAACGGCGACAACATCAAACTTGGAACAGCGGGGGCGACCAAGAAGGTTGTAAATAACATGGACGAAACGTTTTTCGTCGTCTCCAGCGACGTGCTGACGAACCTTGACCTGAAGGCGCTCTACGAGTACCACCGCAGGAAAAAAGCCCTCGCCACGATAGCCCTGTCAAGGGTCGAGGACCCCACCCAGTACGGCATAGCCGTGATCAACGACGACGGCAGGATACTCCGCTTTAAGGAGAAGCCGAAGCCGGAGGAGGCCTTCAGCAACCTCGTCAATGCTGGCATCTACGTCTTCGAGCCGGAAGCGTTTGACCTCGTCCCCAAGGGCAAGAACTTCGATTTTTCCAAGGACCTGTTCCCCAGGATGCTGGAGAACGACCTCGCCCTGTACGGTTTTCCGTTCAATGAATACTGGAACGACGTGGGCAGGCCATCCAGCTACCTCCAGGCGACGGAGGACGTGTTCCACGGGCGGCTCCTGCTGCCAGGGCTGCGGACGGAGGGCCTCAAGGGTAACCTCGAATACGGCGGGGCGCTCGTCACGGGAAGACGGTGCGTGCTGAGGCGGCCCGGGATAAGGGGGTTCGCGGTGATTGGAGACGACGTTGAAATCGGCAGAAACGTTAAAATAGAGCGTTCGGTGATATTTTCAGGTGCCGTCATAGAGGAGGGCGCCGAGATTCGGGAGGCCATAATAGGCGAAAACGTCCGCATTGGGAAGGGCGTTGTGATACAGCCTGGAAGCGTAATCGGCGACAACACGCTCATCGAAGACTTCAGCAAGATTGGCTCCAACGTCAAAATCTGGGTGGAGTCCCGGATTGGAAAGGAGAGTATAATACTGCCCGATTGA